CCATTTTTTCAGCGCCAGTTGAGGCAATTGCGTCTTGAACTAGTTTTTCTATTTCAGCGGCAGACAATGGCTCAGGTAAGTATTTAGCAATTACGGAAAGCTCAAATTGTTCTTGCGCTACTAAATCGTCACGATTTGCTTTTTCGTATTGAGAAATAGACTCTTTACGTTGTTTGCTCATTTTATCCAAGATCGCTAACATGCGTTCTTCATCGACATCAATACGTTCATCAACTTCAATCTGTTTTACTGCAGCAGTAATTAAACGTAATGTGGTTAATAGATTTTTATCTTTTGCACGCATTGCGTCTTTAATATCATTGTTGAGACGTTCTTTAATAGTCATGATCTAATCCTTAGGTGAAGGAAATGAGGCTTGTACAAAAACCAAAAGGCCACAAAAATGTGACCTTGGTCAATATACAGAATGAAAAACTTTATTTACGGCGACGTTTTACATTTTGTCGTGAAGATGTGTCACGAGATATTTTCTTTAGGTGACGTTTTACTGCAGCAGCTTGTTTACGTTTACGCTCAGCAGTTGGCTTTTCATAAAATTCACGACGGCGTAGCTCGGTTAAAATTCCGGCTTTTTCACAAGAGCGCTTAAAACGGCGCAGTGCGTATTCTGGGTTTTCGCCTTCTTTGACGCGAACTGTAGGCATTAAGTTTATCCTCTAACAATTTATTCTCAGTAGGTGGGCAATTCTAGTTCGACTTGAAGCCCTCGTCAAGATTATAGCACGAAATTATTTTGTTTTTATTTTATGTTATAATTTTGAGTTGATTTATTATTGTCAGGTTTGCCATGTTGGTATTAGGTATTGAGTCGTCTTGTGATGAAACTGGAATTGCTATTTATGATTCGGATGCAGGCTTATTAGCGCATGCTCTACACTCCCAAATTGACACTCATCGGGTGCATGGTGGTGTCGTACCTGAGCTCGCGTCGCGAGACCATGTGAATTACCTTATTCCCTTACTTGATGAAGTATTGCAGCGAGCTAATCTTAAGAAACAGGATCTTGATGGCATTGCTTATACCGCAGGCCCAGGTTTAATTGGTGCTTTATTGGTCGGGGCTTGTTTTGCTAAAAGCTTGGCTTATGCATTAAATATTCCCGCTCT
Above is a genomic segment from Legionella lytica containing:
- the rpsU gene encoding 30S ribosomal protein S21, which produces MPTVRVKEGENPEYALRRFKRSCEKAGILTELRRREFYEKPTAERKRKQAAAVKRHLKKISRDTSSRQNVKRRRK
- a CDS encoding GatB/YqeY domain-containing protein, which gives rise to MTIKERLNNDIKDAMRAKDKNLLTTLRLITAAVKQIEVDERIDVDEERMLAILDKMSKQRKESISQYEKANRDDLVAQEQFELSVIAKYLPEPLSAAEIEKLVQDAIASTGAEKMADMGKVMAQLKPSLQGRADMSQVSTLIKAKLS